One genomic segment of Virgibacillus doumboii includes these proteins:
- a CDS encoding Na+/H+ antiporter NhaC family protein — MSNNAESVIGENNEELDKATGEKSVDRLDFRLGAFGAAVPLLFFVVWAISISVLQLSSEVALVMGAIIGLTLGLLLCKSKWEDYAQGLFDGLAQPVGVIAMVAWFYAGMFAQVLQVGGLVEGLVWIGSVTGVEGGLFVALTFLLAATFSTAVGTGYGTTVAFCTLMYPAGVAVGADPTFMFAAILAGAVFGDNLAPVSDTTIVSATTQDADVPGVVRSRFKYSVVAAIPAVILFAIFGGGGTAQSVQTSIIESVNASGLIMLIPFAIVLILALSGQHLLTSLTWGIISTIPLIFIMHISGISSSTLADIISFNADSGTVVQGALVSGLTGYFNMAILILLIVAAAHLLRLGGTMEAITKGLIKWIKNSVRRAEIAIWGIVALLNSSITINTAAEIAAAPFVKEIGTKYKIHRYRLANMLDAVTSALGYIFPWGAPVLLGWSTIQTMKAENYDWLPIVEPTAVFPFVFQGWFLFIIMLIAALTGWGLRYEGKKGEELKERPKD; from the coding sequence ATGTCAAACAATGCAGAAAGCGTCATAGGGGAAAACAATGAAGAATTAGACAAAGCAACGGGAGAAAAGTCTGTTGACAGATTGGACTTCAGACTTGGTGCTTTTGGGGCAGCAGTACCTTTACTGTTTTTTGTTGTTTGGGCGATATCAATCAGTGTTCTTCAATTATCGTCCGAAGTTGCACTCGTTATGGGTGCTATCATTGGTCTGACCCTTGGTTTACTTTTATGTAAAAGTAAATGGGAAGATTATGCTCAAGGGTTATTTGACGGTTTGGCACAACCTGTTGGTGTCATCGCCATGGTTGCGTGGTTTTATGCAGGTATGTTTGCACAAGTATTACAGGTTGGCGGCCTTGTTGAAGGGCTCGTATGGATCGGTTCGGTAACCGGCGTTGAAGGTGGACTTTTCGTCGCATTGACCTTCTTGCTGGCAGCGACTTTCTCTACAGCTGTAGGTACAGGCTATGGAACAACAGTTGCATTCTGTACATTGATGTATCCGGCAGGTGTAGCTGTAGGTGCAGATCCAACATTTATGTTTGCGGCAATTTTGGCTGGTGCTGTATTTGGTGATAACCTTGCACCGGTTTCAGATACAACAATCGTTTCAGCGACAACACAGGATGCGGATGTTCCGGGTGTTGTACGCAGCCGTTTCAAATATTCTGTTGTTGCGGCAATACCGGCAGTTATTCTGTTTGCTATTTTTGGAGGCGGCGGAACGGCACAGTCCGTTCAGACTTCCATCATTGAATCTGTAAATGCAAGCGGACTTATTATGCTTATCCCATTTGCAATCGTACTTATTTTAGCTTTATCCGGACAGCATTTGCTTACATCACTGACATGGGGTATTATTTCAACCATTCCTTTAATATTTATCATGCATATCAGTGGAATCAGCAGCAGTACGCTGGCTGATATAATCAGCTTTAACGCTGACTCGGGAACAGTTGTTCAAGGCGCACTGGTAAGTGGCTTAACAGGATACTTTAATATGGCAATCCTGATTCTTTTGATTGTAGCTGCTGCACACCTCCTGCGTCTGGGTGGAACAATGGAGGCTATTACAAAAGGGTTAATCAAATGGATTAAAAACTCTGTACGCAGAGCTGAAATTGCTATTTGGGGAATCGTTGCGCTGCTGAACAGTTCCATTACAATTAATACTGCAGCAGAAATTGCAGCTGCACCATTTGTAAAAGAAATTGGTACGAAATATAAAATTCACCGTTACCGTTTGGCTAACATGTTAGACGCTGTGACATCAGCATTGGGTTATATTTTCCCATGGGGTGCTCCGGTACTGTTGGGTTGGTCTACCATCCAAACGATGAAGGCGGAAAACTATGACTGGCTGCCAATCGTTGAGCCGACAGCAGTGTTCCCATTCGTTTTCCAAGGCTGGTTCCTGTTCATTATCATGCTCATCGCGGCATTAACCGGCTGGGGATTACGCTATGAAGGTAAAAAAGGTGAAGAGTTGAAAGAACGACCGAAAGATTAA
- a CDS encoding DUF6230 family protein, translating to MDNRDKVAVGKTWKKKFFIAFFAGFLALGGLMSVFGFTGTAVALPMGGIGDFYVKFDKLEGKGFQLLPHIGETGNSDAEPMIRNKIDEVTITNLHIYKDMKMPGGQWVRIHIKASGPTKISGLIQDARMIDANLSFNELAIEERNTTDFSKNWSQQAKTITITDAKLVTDYLFQNVVSLEGTKIYVEKIDSPDMTKQPGSSK from the coding sequence ATGGATAATAGAGACAAAGTGGCGGTAGGGAAAACGTGGAAGAAGAAATTCTTTATTGCGTTCTTTGCAGGTTTCCTGGCACTTGGCGGCCTTATGTCTGTGTTTGGATTTACTGGAACAGCAGTAGCACTGCCGATGGGAGGTATTGGTGACTTTTACGTGAAGTTCGACAAACTGGAAGGAAAGGGTTTTCAGCTATTACCGCATATTGGTGAGACTGGTAATTCCGACGCCGAGCCAATGATCCGGAATAAGATTGACGAAGTGACGATTACCAATCTGCATATCTATAAAGATATGAAAATGCCAGGCGGACAGTGGGTAAGAATTCATATTAAAGCCTCAGGCCCTACAAAAATCAGTGGATTGATTCAGGATGCGCGAATGATTGATGCAAATTTAAGCTTCAATGAGCTTGCAATCGAAGAGCGGAATACCACTGATTTCTCCAAAAACTGGTCACAGCAAGCAAAGACGATAACGATAACAGATGCAAAACTTGTAACGGACTATTTGTTCCAAAATGTTGTCAGCCTGGAAGGTACCAAGATTTATGTTGAGAAGATTGATTCACCAGATATGACAAAACAACCCGGATCAAGCAAATGA
- a CDS encoding DUF6114 domain-containing protein — translation MNKKELKEQKKEEKLRMKHEKIANGGKFKKWRNNRPFWGASLVILAGLLILYIPIQLYAIAFVPGSLVFIGFLFGGLMLITGVLGYLYPKFSTVFGIVAIFLSVLSVMGALGGFLIGTIIGIAGGALLIAWEKQEVLLETETETTNDNKTIEKGEVSAAQV, via the coding sequence ATGAACAAAAAGGAACTCAAGGAACAAAAAAAGGAAGAGAAATTGCGGATGAAGCATGAAAAAATAGCGAATGGCGGGAAGTTCAAAAAGTGGCGGAACAATCGTCCTTTTTGGGGTGCGAGCTTAGTTATTTTGGCTGGCTTGCTGATTCTGTATATTCCAATTCAATTGTATGCAATTGCGTTTGTTCCCGGCAGCCTTGTATTTATTGGATTTTTATTTGGCGGATTGATGCTGATCACCGGTGTACTTGGCTATTTGTACCCGAAGTTTTCTACGGTGTTCGGTATTGTAGCAATATTTTTATCTGTTCTTTCAGTCATGGGTGCACTGGGAGGATTCCTGATTGGGACAATTATCGGAATTGCCGGTGGTGCGCTTTTGATTGCATGGGAGAAGCAGGAAGTATTGCTTGAAACCGAAACGGAAACGACAAATGACAATAAAACGATTGAAAAAGGTGAGGTAAGTGCAGCACAGGTGTAA
- a CDS encoding coiled-coil domain-containing protein gives MNKKTAFFCLIFLIAYGLSFLSPAVNSAYAESNEAADGNGHSGGFIVKTEKVEGQMDLVGALIGKISIKEGTIHGLTITKTLETGMSEDPLMIKITSPGPIKVQNLKAGTINGLPPSIGDLCKPSKPGWICLKDVTMKVTEQSASEISLPEASVQACYQSQCGGLPDYKPMTKKEVKDILNEEKAKEDEEQSDNKQPDKEQLGSEQPANLDDIKNELQKDKENLDKAKDILDEASDVYEKIKNGNPTEELKKLTDKINDLLEDNVIDGTTDKLKELVAKLKELEKEATSFGTISETFTKLTDEADRLVQDLQNSINTTKEQLNNLNDSNKENEDKSVVDSLKQRADQILNKTEAVKDKVSNLTKKKGSLQNKTESINKKLNKLKSTISEAETSGEGNQSEDSSDGSSNDNNNEKDSGSGSTDDGNTNDGNTGDNNNDDSEDDESSILGDLIDGILGGLLG, from the coding sequence ATGAATAAAAAAACAGCTTTTTTCTGTCTTATTTTTTTAATTGCATATGGACTTTCCTTCTTATCACCGGCCGTTAACAGTGCCTATGCCGAAAGTAATGAAGCGGCTGACGGCAACGGGCATAGTGGCGGCTTTATTGTGAAAACCGAAAAAGTGGAAGGGCAGATGGACCTGGTTGGTGCTCTAATTGGCAAAATCAGCATTAAAGAAGGAACAATTCACGGATTAACTATTACAAAGACACTCGAAACCGGAATGTCAGAAGATCCATTAATGATTAAAATAACATCACCGGGACCTATCAAAGTTCAAAATTTGAAAGCAGGGACAATAAACGGACTCCCTCCCAGTATTGGCGATTTGTGTAAGCCCAGTAAACCGGGATGGATTTGCTTAAAAGATGTCACAATGAAAGTAACCGAACAATCAGCTTCAGAGATTTCGTTACCTGAGGCGAGTGTTCAGGCCTGCTATCAGAGTCAATGCGGCGGACTTCCTGATTATAAGCCGATGACCAAAAAGGAAGTCAAGGATATTTTGAATGAAGAAAAAGCGAAGGAAGACGAAGAACAGTCAGATAATAAGCAACCGGACAAAGAGCAGTTGGGTTCGGAACAACCAGCAAATCTGGACGATATAAAAAATGAACTTCAAAAAGATAAGGAAAATCTTGATAAAGCAAAAGATATCCTAGATGAGGCATCGGATGTTTATGAAAAAATAAAAAACGGCAATCCGACTGAAGAACTGAAAAAACTGACCGATAAAATAAACGATTTACTTGAGGATAACGTGATTGATGGAACGACAGACAAGTTGAAGGAATTGGTTGCAAAACTAAAAGAACTGGAAAAGGAAGCAACATCGTTTGGGACCATTTCGGAAACATTCACTAAACTAACAGATGAAGCTGATAGACTTGTTCAGGATCTTCAGAACAGCATAAACACAACAAAAGAACAGCTGAATAACTTAAATGATTCAAATAAGGAGAACGAAGATAAATCAGTTGTTGATTCACTGAAACAGCGTGCTGATCAAATATTGAATAAAACTGAGGCAGTCAAAGATAAGGTATCCAATTTAACGAAGAAAAAAGGCAGTTTACAAAATAAAACGGAATCAATCAATAAGAAACTGAACAAATTGAAGTCAACAATTTCAGAAGCTGAAACATCCGGGGAAGGAAATCAATCCGAAGACAGCTCGGACGGTTCATCGAATGATAACAATAATGAGAAAGATTCCGGTTCCGGATCAACTGATGACGGTAATACAAATGATGGTAACACAGGTGATAATAATAACGATGACTCAGAAGATGACGAATCGTCAATCCTTGGTGATCTTATCGATGGAATCCTTGGAGGACTTTTAGGATAA
- a CDS encoding SCP2 sterol-binding domain-containing protein, whose product MANLRETFQEIDSAVSDDPSKAQGTEAVYLFNLDGDESGTYHIVFNGDKSYAAEGEADNADCTLFMDSNDFMKMVDGELNGTQAFMSGRLKIKGNMGLAIKLQSILASYNKARK is encoded by the coding sequence ATGGCAAATTTACGCGAGACTTTTCAGGAAATTGACTCAGCTGTAAGCGACGATCCAAGTAAGGCGCAGGGAACAGAGGCGGTTTATCTGTTTAATCTGGACGGTGATGAGTCCGGTACGTATCATATCGTTTTCAATGGTGATAAAAGTTATGCTGCAGAAGGAGAAGCAGATAACGCCGACTGCACATTATTTATGGATAGTAACGATTTTATGAAAATGGTCGATGGAGAGTTAAATGGGACGCAAGCATTTATGAGCGGACGTCTGAAAATTAAAGGGAATATGGGACTCGCTATAAAATTACAAAGCATTTTGGCTTCGTATAATAAGGCAAGAAAGTAA
- a CDS encoding acyl-CoA dehydrogenase family protein, translating into MISFRPTDEEISFTQVAKNIAKARVRPLARNCEENREVDQSLINELAELGFLSLELPEDWEGLELPMITQVQLEQALSYGDLGIVQGLPGAGDIASLIRLLPESQVLIADKARLTNKGTTAFVDMVNTEEPWNSQLTIHENDDGYYIKGSSQPVRLAANAEYVAVAAKDSQGKSVILWLNDSNDWLVEQGDYRLGLLAAGIGRFSFNRVELPRSRVLAEGKSADELLQKVLTRTRILHAAKEVGLMEAALDYATEYTAERKAFGREIAKFQGVSFRIASMAMETRVAQHLVREAAVKADEQNELAEGLALRALNRAHRSVRYVTDSAVQLLGGHGFVQEFPAEKWMRDAQAQVSLYGREKDLLAHRGAQLIAGEQEVTVP; encoded by the coding sequence GTGATTTCATTTCGTCCGACAGATGAAGAGATTTCTTTTACACAAGTCGCTAAAAACATCGCAAAAGCTCGTGTTCGTCCACTGGCTCGTAATTGCGAAGAAAATCGGGAAGTCGATCAATCGCTAATCAATGAATTAGCGGAACTGGGATTTCTATCACTCGAATTACCCGAGGATTGGGAAGGCTTAGAGCTGCCTATGATAACGCAGGTCCAATTAGAACAGGCACTGAGCTATGGTGACCTTGGCATTGTGCAAGGATTACCGGGGGCTGGTGATATTGCCTCACTCATACGTTTACTGCCGGAAAGTCAGGTTTTAATTGCCGATAAGGCAAGATTGACAAATAAGGGAACTACAGCGTTTGTAGATATGGTCAACACTGAAGAACCATGGAACAGTCAGCTGACTATTCATGAGAATGACGATGGCTATTATATAAAGGGAAGTTCGCAGCCGGTACGATTGGCTGCGAATGCCGAATATGTGGCCGTTGCTGCTAAGGATTCACAGGGTAAAAGCGTTATCCTCTGGTTGAATGACTCTAATGATTGGTTGGTTGAGCAAGGGGATTATCGCTTAGGTCTGCTTGCCGCAGGAATTGGTCGTTTTTCTTTTAACAGAGTGGAACTTCCTAGAAGCCGCGTGCTGGCAGAAGGGAAATCTGCTGATGAATTATTACAAAAGGTTCTCACAAGGACTCGCATTTTACATGCAGCAAAGGAAGTGGGCTTAATGGAAGCTGCGCTTGATTATGCAACGGAATATACCGCGGAAAGAAAGGCGTTTGGCCGGGAAATCGCCAAGTTTCAAGGGGTGTCGTTTCGAATAGCTTCGATGGCAATGGAAACAAGGGTTGCACAGCACCTTGTCCGGGAAGCGGCAGTCAAAGCAGATGAACAGAATGAGTTGGCGGAAGGGTTGGCTTTACGGGCATTGAATCGTGCACACCGGTCTGTCCGCTATGTAACGGATTCTGCCGTACAACTGCTTGGCGGGCATGGTTTCGTGCAGGAGTTTCCGGCTGAAAAATGGATGCGCGATGCCCAGGCACAGGTCTCCCTGTATGGAAGGGAAAAAGATTTGCTTGCGCATCGCGGTGCCCAACTGATTGCCGGTGAACAAGAGGTGACTGTTCCATGA
- a CDS encoding acyl-CoA dehydrogenase family protein encodes MISFELSEQQKQIKEMTHWFAENEIRPIAMEADKLEKVPDEWLDNVNKMGIHLNTSSFSGGSSKKTSGKKSKKEREGNRMGVLASEEMAWGDPAVTLSLPGAGLGGPPVESSGTPEQKERFLSIFTKDEPRWGAYALTEPDAGSDASGIRTTATKVDGGYVLNGQKIFITNGGRASWVVVFATVDASLGRTGQRAFVVEKGTPGFGCTRLAKKMGLRANETAELLLEDCFVPQENLLGGEELYEISGSKPSGFQVAMKTFDSTRPIVAAMAIGIARAAYEYTLDIVQRDYPKQGGYFHLASQILAEMEQDIAGARLLTWEAAWKADLGLTNAKEAAMCKAYAGKMSLDVCSKCLELLGPIGLDGHIVEKLYRDVKVFDIFEGTNEVQHLVIARRQYAPYEIRV; translated from the coding sequence ATGATCAGTTTTGAATTATCCGAGCAGCAGAAACAAATTAAGGAAATGACGCACTGGTTTGCGGAAAATGAAATCCGCCCGATTGCCATGGAAGCTGACAAATTGGAAAAGGTGCCTGATGAATGGCTTGATAATGTTAACAAAATGGGGATTCATTTGAATACATCATCGTTCAGCGGAGGCAGCAGTAAAAAAACATCCGGAAAAAAATCCAAAAAGGAACGTGAAGGCAATCGTATGGGTGTTCTTGCATCCGAGGAGATGGCGTGGGGAGATCCGGCTGTTACCCTATCACTGCCTGGTGCCGGACTGGGTGGTCCTCCCGTGGAAAGCAGTGGCACACCTGAGCAGAAGGAGCGCTTCTTGTCGATTTTTACAAAAGATGAACCAAGATGGGGTGCATATGCATTAACAGAACCTGACGCTGGTTCAGATGCATCAGGTATACGTACGACTGCAACAAAAGTGGATGGCGGGTACGTGCTGAACGGGCAGAAAATATTCATTACCAATGGAGGACGCGCTTCATGGGTTGTTGTGTTTGCAACGGTTGATGCATCACTCGGCCGTACCGGGCAGCGTGCTTTCGTTGTTGAAAAAGGGACGCCGGGATTCGGTTGTACCCGTCTTGCGAAAAAAATGGGTCTGCGTGCAAATGAAACTGCGGAATTATTACTGGAGGATTGTTTTGTTCCTCAGGAAAACTTACTTGGCGGCGAAGAACTGTATGAAATAAGTGGATCGAAACCATCCGGATTTCAGGTCGCCATGAAGACATTTGACAGTACACGTCCAATTGTGGCTGCTATGGCAATAGGGATAGCGCGTGCCGCTTATGAATATACACTTGATATTGTGCAGCGGGACTATCCAAAGCAGGGAGGTTATTTTCACCTTGCATCTCAGATTTTGGCGGAAATGGAACAGGATATAGCAGGAGCCCGATTATTGACATGGGAAGCTGCATGGAAAGCTGATCTAGGTTTGACGAATGCAAAAGAAGCTGCGATGTGTAAGGCATATGCCGGGAAAATGTCCCTTGATGTCTGTTCAAAATGTCTGGAACTTCTCGGTCCAATCGGATTGGATGGTCATATCGTAGAAAAATTATATCGTGATGTAAAAGTGTTCGATATCTTTGAAGGAACCAATGAAGTACAGCATCTTGTTATCGCCCGTCGCCAATACGCACCATATGAGATAAGAGTTTAA
- a CDS encoding enoyl-CoA hydratase/isomerase family protein, giving the protein MTYQTIKIDKRNKGVAWITVDNPPANAIGEELMQELEAAADELTQEDSVRVVVIASNHPKIFLAGADLKGMNQNSGDHQDEENMIAMQSARMQACFQRFAEMPKPVIAAINGHALGGGCELAMACDFRIMGKGRIGLTELSLGLIPGAGGTQRMTRLLGRAKATELIFTAKQMEAREAEKIGLVNKAVDSEKLKTDTTAFAEQLAGGAVHSMGLAKRAINVAEGSVQQGLEVEANAFSETFLTDEPSIGLAAFFQKEKPQFNQ; this is encoded by the coding sequence GTGACCTATCAAACAATCAAAATCGATAAACGTAACAAAGGCGTGGCTTGGATTACGGTTGATAATCCACCGGCTAATGCGATTGGGGAAGAATTGATGCAGGAGTTGGAGGCTGCGGCAGACGAACTGACACAGGAAGATTCCGTTCGTGTGGTCGTCATTGCATCCAATCATCCGAAAATATTCCTGGCCGGCGCTGATTTAAAAGGTATGAATCAAAATAGCGGTGACCACCAGGACGAGGAAAATATGATTGCCATGCAAAGCGCCAGAATGCAGGCATGTTTTCAACGGTTTGCGGAAATGCCAAAGCCGGTCATAGCTGCTATTAATGGTCATGCACTGGGAGGCGGCTGCGAACTGGCAATGGCGTGTGATTTTCGGATAATGGGAAAAGGGCGCATCGGACTGACGGAATTATCGCTTGGTCTGATACCGGGAGCAGGTGGTACCCAGCGGATGACACGTCTTTTGGGGCGTGCTAAGGCAACTGAACTTATTTTTACTGCTAAGCAGATGGAAGCTAGAGAGGCGGAGAAGATTGGTCTTGTCAATAAGGCAGTCGACTCCGAAAAGTTGAAAACGGATACAACAGCATTTGCCGAACAATTGGCAGGTGGTGCCGTCCATTCAATGGGACTCGCAAAACGTGCTATTAATGTGGCAGAAGGCTCGGTTCAACAAGGACTCGAGGTTGAAGCAAATGCGTTCAGCGAAACGTTTTTAACGGATGAACCAAGTATCGGGCTTGCTGCATTTTTCCAAAAAGAAAAACCGCAGTTCAATCAATAG
- a CDS encoding SDR family NAD(P)-dependent oxidoreductase, with translation MSSWDNMLDGKVAVVTGASRGLGLADALALAEAGADVVITDILIESDEQNEQEAERFGPIAQVMQSTNVMYADQTAREIQAMGRQSFAIKMDVTNREQAKDVFAKVKEEFGRIDILVNNAGTLDHVSQIENQNDDFWERDVNVNLTGAYNCTKAVWPYMKEQEYGRIITMSSVAGTLGGFGQASYSATKGGLLSFTKSMALEGARHGINVNAIVPGIVGTEAFNLGNAKMNERMINRTAFKKPGEPEDIANAITFLVSDKAKYITGVGLNVSGGIELFTF, from the coding sequence ATGTCTTCATGGGATAACATGCTCGACGGAAAAGTGGCTGTTGTAACAGGTGCTTCACGAGGGCTGGGGCTTGCGGATGCACTTGCTTTGGCAGAAGCCGGTGCTGATGTTGTTATAACCGATATTCTGATCGAGTCGGATGAACAAAATGAACAGGAAGCGGAGCGGTTTGGTCCGATTGCACAAGTGATGCAGAGCACGAATGTCATGTATGCGGATCAGACAGCCCGGGAAATCCAGGCGATGGGCCGGCAGTCGTTTGCCATTAAAATGGATGTCACCAATCGTGAACAAGCAAAGGATGTTTTTGCAAAAGTAAAAGAGGAGTTCGGCAGGATTGATATTCTTGTCAATAATGCCGGGACATTGGACCATGTATCGCAAATCGAAAATCAGAACGATGACTTTTGGGAGCGAGATGTTAATGTTAACCTGACCGGAGCATATAATTGTACGAAAGCAGTTTGGCCGTATATGAAAGAACAGGAGTACGGACGGATTATTACTATGTCGTCTGTTGCAGGTACGCTCGGCGGGTTTGGCCAGGCGAGCTATTCCGCTACTAAAGGAGGTCTCCTCAGTTTTACGAAAAGCATGGCGCTTGAAGGAGCCAGACACGGCATTAATGTCAATGCGATTGTACCCGGCATCGTCGGAACAGAAGCATTTAATTTGGGAAATGCGAAAATGAATGAGCGGATGATTAATCGGACGGCATTCAAGAAACCGGGGGAACCGGAAGATATAGCCAATGCGATTACGTTCCTGGTTTCGGATAAAGCGAAGTATATAACCGGTGTCGGTTTAAATGTTTCCGGCGGGATTGAACTGTTCACGTTTTGA
- a CDS encoding thiolase family protein, with product MREAVIVDALRTAVGRKKGTFSKTHPVDMLVPVLKVLTSRNAVDPGEVDDVVTGCVTMTDEQGGNIGRMAVLAAGFPVEVPAFSLNRMCGSSQQAIHNAAQTILAGDADIAIACGVENMTRVPMGSDMGGFSNDLINRYNIVPQGFSAEMIANKWGLSREELDTFSMESHRRAAAATDQGYFDREILPIDVETKSGKESFRYDEGIRRDTSMEKLADLTPSFQPDDGVVTAGNSSQVSDGAAGLLLMSKEKATESGVKPRARIIARTVVGDDPVMMLTGVIPATRKALKKAGLTLEQMDAIEINEAFASVVKAWEKELEPDMAKVNIRGGAIALGHPLGASGAKLATTLLHTLEDEGGRYGLQVMCIGFGMATATIIERL from the coding sequence ATGAGAGAAGCAGTAATTGTGGATGCATTAAGAACTGCAGTTGGCCGTAAAAAAGGAACATTTTCCAAAACACATCCGGTCGATATGCTTGTTCCGGTATTGAAGGTGTTGACCAGCAGAAATGCAGTGGACCCGGGGGAAGTGGACGATGTCGTAACCGGATGTGTCACCATGACTGATGAACAAGGCGGAAATATCGGGCGCATGGCAGTGCTTGCAGCCGGTTTTCCTGTTGAGGTTCCTGCATTTTCCCTGAACCGGATGTGCGGATCAAGTCAGCAGGCGATACACAATGCCGCACAAACGATATTGGCTGGTGATGCGGATATCGCCATTGCCTGTGGGGTTGAAAACATGACCCGCGTACCGATGGGGAGTGATATGGGAGGTTTCAGCAATGACTTGATCAATCGTTACAATATTGTCCCACAGGGGTTTTCAGCAGAGATGATTGCCAATAAATGGGGATTATCACGTGAAGAATTGGATACATTTTCAATGGAAAGTCACCGCCGTGCGGCAGCAGCAACTGATCAAGGGTATTTTGACCGTGAAATCTTACCGATTGATGTTGAAACGAAAAGTGGAAAAGAATCATTTCGGTATGATGAGGGGATTCGACGGGATACGTCAATGGAAAAACTGGCTGATTTGACTCCGTCTTTTCAGCCTGATGATGGTGTTGTGACTGCAGGAAATTCAAGCCAGGTCAGTGATGGCGCTGCGGGATTGTTGCTCATGTCCAAAGAAAAGGCAACGGAGTCAGGTGTAAAACCACGGGCAAGAATTATCGCACGCACAGTTGTCGGGGATGACCCGGTAATGATGCTGACAGGTGTCATACCAGCTACACGTAAAGCGTTGAAAAAGGCGGGATTAACACTTGAGCAGATGGATGCGATTGAAATAAATGAAGCCTTTGCTTCCGTTGTGAAGGCGTGGGAAAAGGAACTCGAACCAGACATGGCTAAAGTGAATATCCGGGGTGGGGCGATTGCGTTGGGCCATCCGCTTGGCGCAAGCGGCGCCAAGCTTGCAACAACCTTACTTCATACGCTGGAAGACGAAGGTGGGAGGTACGGTCTGCAAGTCATGTGTATTGGTTTTGGCATGGCAACGGCGACCATTATAGAACGATTGTAA
- a CDS encoding SCP2 sterol-binding domain-containing protein, giving the protein MAANTMPSTEEVFEMIDAAIKSDPSVTTGKEGVYQFYLQGDDGGTYQMIIDDDGPRTVKGEEKDAQVTLTIDHNDLRDMVAGTLNPTAAFMGGKLKITGNMGLALKLQTVLNSFSF; this is encoded by the coding sequence ATGGCAGCAAATACAATGCCGAGTACTGAGGAAGTATTTGAAATGATTGATGCAGCAATAAAATCCGACCCATCAGTAACAACAGGAAAAGAAGGTGTTTATCAATTCTATCTGCAGGGAGATGATGGTGGAACATACCAGATGATCATTGACGATGATGGACCTCGAACTGTGAAAGGTGAAGAAAAGGATGCACAGGTAACACTGACGATTGATCACAATGATTTGAGGGATATGGTTGCTGGAACATTAAACCCTACAGCAGCATTTATGGGAGGGAAACTGAAGATTACAGGCAACATGGGTCTCGCATTAAAGCTGCAGACAGTCCTGAATTCTTTTTCATTTTAG